Proteins from a genomic interval of Numenius arquata chromosome 18, bNumArq3.hap1.1, whole genome shotgun sequence:
- the SUPT4H1 gene encoding transcription elongation factor SPT4 isoform X2, with product MALETVPKDLRHLRACLLCSLVKTIDQFEYDGCDNCDAYLQMKGNREMVYDCTSSSFDGIIAMMSPEDSWVSKWQRISNFKPGVYAVSVTGRLPQGIVRELKSRGVAYKSRDTAIKT from the exons ATGGCGCTGGAGACCGTCCCCAAGGATCTGCGGCACCTCCGCGCCTGTCTCCTCTGCTCTCTCGTCAAG acCATCGACCAGTTCGAGTACGATGGCTGCGACAACTGCGATGCCTACCTGCAGATGAAGGGCAACCGGGAGATGGTCTACGACTGCACCAGCTCCTCCTTCGACGG GATCATCGCCATGATGAGCCCTGAGGACAGCTGGGTCTCCAAGTGGCAGCGAATCA GTAACTTCAAGCCGGGTGTCTATGCAGTGTCTGTGACTGGCCGCCTGCCCCAAG GCATTGTCCGGGAACTGAAGAGCCGTGGCGTGGCGTACAAGTCCCGAGACACAGCTATAAAAACCTAA
- the SUPT4H1 gene encoding transcription elongation factor SPT4 isoform X1 yields the protein MALETVPKDLRHLRACLLCSLVKVRPAPAVVPSLHHPTIDQFEYDGCDNCDAYLQMKGNREMVYDCTSSSFDGIIAMMSPEDSWVSKWQRISNFKPGVYAVSVTGRLPQGIVRELKSRGVAYKSRDTAIKT from the exons ATGGCGCTGGAGACCGTCCCCAAGGATCTGCGGCACCTCCGCGCCTGTCTCCTCTGCTCTCTCGTCAAGGTGCGACCGGCGCCGGCCGTTGTCCCCTCCCTTCACCACCCG acCATCGACCAGTTCGAGTACGATGGCTGCGACAACTGCGATGCCTACCTGCAGATGAAGGGCAACCGGGAGATGGTCTACGACTGCACCAGCTCCTCCTTCGACGG GATCATCGCCATGATGAGCCCTGAGGACAGCTGGGTCTCCAAGTGGCAGCGAATCA GTAACTTCAAGCCGGGTGTCTATGCAGTGTCTGTGACTGGCCGCCTGCCCCAAG GCATTGTCCGGGAACTGAAGAGCCGTGGCGTGGCGTACAAGTCCCGAGACACAGCTATAAAAACCTAA